In Streptomyces sannanensis, the DNA window GCCGGCGCAGCGGCCTTCTCCGGCTTGTCGGCGATGACGGCCTCGGTGGTGAGGAACAGGGCCGCGATGGAGGCCGCGTTCTGCAGGGCAGAGCGGGTCACCTTGGCCGGGTCGATGATGCCCTCGGCGATCATGTCGACGTACTCGCCGGTCGCGGCGTTCAGGCCGTGGCCGACGGCCAGGTTGCGGACCTTCTCCACGACGACGCCGCCCTCGAGACCACCGTTGACGGCGATCTGCTTCAGCGGGGCCTCCAGGGCCAGCTTCACGGCGTTGGCACCGGTGGCCTCGTCGCCGTCCAGCTCCAGCTTCTCGAAGACCTGGGAGGCCTGGAGCAGGGCCACGCCACCACCGGCGACGATGCCCTCCTCGACGGCCGCCTTCGCGTTGCGAACGGCGTCCTCGATGCGGTGCTTGCGCTCCTTGAGCTCGACCTCGGTCGCGGCGCCGGCCTTGATGACGGCCACGCCGCCGGCCAGCTTCGCGAGGCGCTCCTGGAGCTTCTCGCGGTCGTAGTCCGAGTCGGAGTTCTCGATCTCGGCGCGGATCTGGTTCACGCGGCCGGCGACCTGCTCGCTGTCACCGGCACCGTCGACGATGGTGGTCTCGTCCTTGGTGATGACGACCTTGCGGGCGCGGCCCAGCAGGTCCAGGCCGGCATTCTCGAGCTTGAGGCCGACCTCCTCGGAGATGACCGTGCCACCGGTGAGGATGGCGATGTCGCCGAGCATGGCCTTGCGGCGGTCACCGAAGCCCGGGGCCTTGACGGCGACGGACTTGAAGGTGCCACGGATCTTGTTGACGACCAGGGTCGAGAGGGCCTCGCCCTCGACGTCCTCGGCGATGATCAGCAGCGGCTTGCCGGACTGCATGACCTTCTCCAGCAGCGGGAGGAGGTCCTTCACCGAGGAGACCTTGGAGTTGACGATCAGGATGTACGGGTCGTCGAGGGCGGCCTCCATGCGCTCCATGTCGGTCGCGAAGTACGCCGAGATGTAGCCCTTGTCGAAGCGCATACCCTCGGTGAGCTCCAGCTCCAGACCGAAGGTCTGGGACTCCTCGACGGTGATGACGCCTTCCTTGCCGACCTTGTCCATCGCCTCGGCGATGAGCTCACCGATCTGGGTGTCGGCGGCGGAGATGGAGGCGGTGGAGGCGATCTGCTCCTTGGTCTCCACGTCCTTGGCCTGCTCGAGCAGGGCGGCGGAGACGGCCTCGACGGCCTTCTCGATACCGCGCTTCAGGGCCATCGGGTTGGCACCGGCGGCGACGTTGCGCAGACCCTCACGGACCAGGGCCTGGGCCAGGACGGTCGCGGTCGTCGTGCCGTCACCGGCGACGTCGTCGGTCTTCTTCGCGACTTCCTTGACCAGCTCGGCGCCGATCTTCTCGAACGGGTCCTCGAGCTCGATCTCCTTGGCGATGGAGACACCATCGTTGGTGATCGTGGGGGCGCCCCACTTCTTCTCGAGGACGACGTTCCGGCCCTTGGGGCCGAGGGTCACCTTGACGGCGTCCGCGAGCTGGTTCATGCCGCGCTCGAGGCCGCGCCGCGCCTCCTCGTCGAACGCGATGATCTTGGCCATGTGAAGTGGTCCTCCCAGGACTGGGGTGGGATGCTCCGGACCGCGCTGGCGCCCGCGACGGACGGCCTGCATGCCATGTGGTTCCTTGCCCCACCGGCCTGCGGGCCTCACCGACCCGGTCCTTCGTTTGTCACTCTCACCTTCAGAGTGCTAACGCCAATGATTAGCACTCGCCCCCCTCGAGTGCAAGGCGCACGCGCGAAACCACACGCCGGAGGGCCCGTATCCACCACGGGATACGGGCCCTCCGGCGTGACGTCATGGACGTCATGCAGTCAGTCGGTCAGCCGACGCTTCAGTGCGCAGCCAGTCGGACCATGTCCGCCTGCGGCCCCTTCTGGCCCTGCGAGATCTCGAACTCGACCCGCTGGCCCTCTTCCAGGGTGCGGTAGCCGTCCATCTGGATCGCGCTGTAGTGGACGAAAACATCCGCACCACCGTCGACCGCGATGAAGCCGTACCCCTTCTCCGCGTTGAACCACTTGACGGTGCCCTGAGCCATGCCTAACTCCCCTATTACTGGCCCTTGCGCAGGACCGCACTTCGCGGACCCGGGTCAGACCTCACCCCCCGAGTCGTGGGGGCGTGCGCCGGAACGCGTCGACCGCCGCTGAATGTATCCGCACCGATGCCGTCTGCAACAGGTCAATCGGAAGAGAAATCCGGGCACCGTCACATCCCGGAATGGGGAGAATTCCCGGCACTCCAGGGCAAGTCGGGCCCAGCAAAACGTACTTAAAGGACGATCAGCTCGAACAGTTTGGCTGCATATTGACGCAGCGAGCGTCACTTCTTCATATGCACTGGGCACTCTACCGCGCCCCGGGGTACGGAATTACCCCCTCCGCTTCAATTGCGGAAGGGGTAATTCCGGTAATTCCCGGTGTCAGCAGCCGCCGGC includes these proteins:
- a CDS encoding cold-shock protein; protein product: MAQGTVKWFNAEKGYGFIAVDGGADVFVHYSAIQMDGYRTLEEGQRVEFEISQGQKGPQADMVRLAAH
- the groL gene encoding chaperonin GroEL (60 kDa chaperone family; promotes refolding of misfolded polypeptides especially under stressful conditions; forms two stacked rings of heptamers to form a barrel-shaped 14mer; ends can be capped by GroES; misfolded proteins enter the barrel where they are refolded when GroES binds), which encodes MAKIIAFDEEARRGLERGMNQLADAVKVTLGPKGRNVVLEKKWGAPTITNDGVSIAKEIELEDPFEKIGAELVKEVAKKTDDVAGDGTTTATVLAQALVREGLRNVAAGANPMALKRGIEKAVEAVSAALLEQAKDVETKEQIASTASISAADTQIGELIAEAMDKVGKEGVITVEESQTFGLELELTEGMRFDKGYISAYFATDMERMEAALDDPYILIVNSKVSSVKDLLPLLEKVMQSGKPLLIIAEDVEGEALSTLVVNKIRGTFKSVAVKAPGFGDRRKAMLGDIAILTGGTVISEEVGLKLENAGLDLLGRARKVVITKDETTIVDGAGDSEQVAGRVNQIRAEIENSDSDYDREKLQERLAKLAGGVAVIKAGAATEVELKERKHRIEDAVRNAKAAVEEGIVAGGGVALLQASQVFEKLELDGDEATGANAVKLALEAPLKQIAVNGGLEGGVVVEKVRNLAVGHGLNAATGEYVDMIAEGIIDPAKVTRSALQNAASIAALFLTTEAVIADKPEKAAAPAGGGMPGGDMDF